In Papio anubis isolate 15944 chromosome 20, Panubis1.0, whole genome shotgun sequence, the genomic window TCCGGGAGAGGGCGGGCAGCCCCGGAGGCGGGCGGGGGTCTGGGCACCGCCTCCTGGTCCCTGACACATTCCAGATGCCTGGGCCGACTCGAAGCCCTTATAAGGCGCGGAGACTCCGGCTCTGGCTGGGCCTTCCGCCCCCGCAGCCGCCGCCCAGGGTTCTCTAACCACCGCCGCCTGCACCCCAGTCCCCCCGCCCCCGCGGGGTTAAGATCACACGCGCGCCCACGCCGGCCCGCGGGGCGTGCACTTTCGCTGGCTTCCATCGGCCGCAGCCCAGTTTACTGAACGGGAGGGGAAGGGGGCGGGGCTCGCCCGGGGTCACAGCCAGGCCCCTGCTGGGCTCCATGCCACGTTCCTGTCCCCGCGGGGCAGCGGATCTCGGGAGGGAGGAGCCTGTCCAAACGGACGCTAAcggcctccctcctcctcaggtGCTCTTACAGCCTGTTCCAGGTGTGGCTTAATCCGTCTCCACCACCAGATCTTTCTCCGTGGGTTCCTCTGCTAAGACCGCTGGTGAGTGGGCAGTGGGcttggactcctgggtctgagggaggaaggATTGGGTTCTGGACTCCTAGATCCTGGGAGAAAGACCAGACGCTGCGATATTTGAGGAAGAAGCATGGCCAGGCCCTGGCTCCCTTGTCTCGGGGAGCTGCTGTGCTGGGACTGCCGGGAAGAAGTTAAGACCTGTGCTACTGCCCTGCAATGGGCCTGAATCTGAAAGAAGGAGGTTACTTTCCTGTGGGCTAGGAGAGGCCAGCTTGGGTTTAGTGGTGTGGCTGCAATGAGACAGTTTACACCCTGAGGAAAGAACTGGGCACCTGGTTTCTAAGAGGACTGGCACTTGATTCCTGGGGGCCGTTAGGACAAGGAGGTGAAAGCTGTAGATTTTGCAAGGACAAAAGAAGCAAGTTGGTTTTCTGGAGTCTGGGGCATCTGGGATCCTTCAGGCTGAGGGCCCAGGGCCAGAGGTCTGACCCCTTATGACAGGACTgtgatggccaggcgcggtggctaacgcctgtaatcccatcactttgggaggccaaggcgggcggatcacttgaggtcaggagtttgagaccagcttggccaacatggcgaaaccccttctctactaaaaatacaaaaattagttgggcttggtggcggaagcctgtaatctcagctactcaggaggctgaggcaggagaatcgcttgaatcaggaggcggaggttgcagtgagtcaagattgcaccattgcattacatcctgggtgacagagcgactccgtttaaaaaaaaaaaaggtaaaacaaacaaacaggattGTGAGGCCTAGAGAGTTCAGTGGAAGGGCCTGGGGTTCCTACTGGACAGTTGGAAATCTGGGGAGCTGAATTTCCCAGAAGCTGGGGGACCAGCTGGCTGGGTTTTGGGGAGAGAAGGTGGAGGCGGATGGACTCAGTGTgcgggagtggggagggggaggctgaAACCAAACTTTTTTGGGTTGCAGTACTCCAGTCCTAAATCCCGGGTGGGAGTTAGACTGAGAGTGAAGGTCCTAATCTCcaaggttgggggtggggagaggagggggccACTGAGAGTTTAGGCTCCTTGCCAGAAGGGAGGGGAGATCTCTTGGTTTTCCACGGCTGGGATCTCTATGAGAAGATATCCTTTATTGGGAGGTCGGAGCTCTTATTAGATGTGGATCCCTGAGAATGGAAGCCTGGGGAGGTTGGGCTGTTTAGAGGCTGGAAATGTCTAGGTCACTGTTCGATAGAAGAAGGAAGTCTGCTCACAGGGTCTGGGGTGCAGAGCTCTGaatactgaaagaaaaggaagttgagagatggggttttcagaGTTCGTGGAAGACAAGCGTTTTGTCCTGACTCTTGGGTtgtggcaggaggcagaaggaggacgcattattattattattattttaatttatttttattattttattttatgtttttgagatggagtttcactcatgtcgcctgggctggagtgcagtggtgcgatatcggctcactgcaacctccgcctcccgggttcaagtgattctcctgcctcagtctcccgagtaactgggattgcaggtgcatgccaccatgcccagataatttttgcatttttggtagagactgagtgtcactatgttgtccaggctggtctccaactcctgacctcaagtaatccacctcccttggcctcccaaagtgctgggattacaggcatgagcaaccacacccagcctatttgtaattttaattttaattttttttttttttttttttgggcggcGGTtcgttgtgtcacccaggctggagtgcagtggcgcgatctcagctcactgcaagctccgcctcccgggtttacgccattctcccacctcagcctccgagtagcggggactacaggtgcccgccacctcgcccggctagttttttgtatttttagtagagacggggtttcaccatgttagccaggatagtctcgatctcctgacctcgtgatccgcctgcctcggcctcccaaagtgctgggattacaggcttgagccaccgcgcccggcaattttttttttttttgagtcggggtCTCACTGTTCCCGGCtgcactgcccaggctggagtgcagtggtgcattacagctcactgcagcctcgacctcccaggctcaagcactcctcccacctcagcatccagagtagctgggaccacatgtacacaccaccacacccagctaatttttatttatttatttatttttttggtaaatgAGGTCTCcttaggttgcccaggctggtctccaacacctgggctcaagcagtcctcctgcctcagcctcctggagtgctgggattacaggcatgagccactcccaCGCCTGGCCAGAGGGATGGTGCTGTAGAGTACAGAGTGCTAAATGGCTGAGTTACTGAGTCCCtgggggaagaagggaaagagggaagccTGGTATCTGGAGTGGGAAGCAAACAGTGTAGTTGTACAGTAGTTAGGTCTCGAAAGAGAGAAGAATCTCTTGGGAAGGAGGAAAACAGGTGCCTGGACTCCTGCGTTCTGATACGGGTAGGGGAGGAGTGAGTCTAGAGCTGGAGGGGACAGGCTCATCCCTGTATGACGAGGACAATCCCCATTTGAAAacccaaggctgggtgcagtggctcatgcctgtaatcccagcactttgggaggccaaggccaacggatcacctgtggtcaggagttcgagaccagcctggccaacagggcaaaaccctgtctctactaaaaataaaaattagccgggcgtggtggcacgcatctgtaatctcagctactcgggaggctgagtcaggagaatcacttgaacctgagtagtggaggttgtagtgagccgagattgtgccactgcactccagcctgggccacagagcaagactctgtctgaaaagaaaaaagaaaagaaagggaaacaagaaagaaaacccgAAGCCCCACATCTTGGGAACTCCCTAACTAGAGCTCATATTCATTTGTCCCTGCGGTAGGCAATGGCTAAGGGACCTGGATTCCTATGTTTGTGACCTTGTAAGGACactgtttttcccctttttgcaGCCATGCCAGTGACGGTAACCCGCACCACCATCACGACCACCACGACGTCGTCCTCGGGCCTGGGGTCCCCCACGATCGTGGGGTCCCCTCGGGCCCTGACACAGCCCCTGGGTCTCCTTCGCCTGCTGCAGCTGGTGTCTACCTGCGTGGCCTTCTCACTGGTGGCTAGCGTTAGCGCCTGGACGGGGTCCATGGGCAACTGGTCTATGTTCACCTGGTGCTTCTGCTTCTCCGTGACCCTGATCATCCTCATCGTGGAGCTATGCGGGCTCCAGGCCCGCTTCCCCCTGTCTTGGCGCAACTTCCCCATCACCTTCGCCTGCTACGCAGCCCTCTtctgcctctctgcctccatcatctACCCCACCACCTACGTCCAGTTCCTGTCCCACGGCCGTACCCGGGACCACGCCATCGCCGCCACCTTCTTCTCCTGCATCGCTTGTGTGGCTTATGCCACCGAAGTGGCCTGGACCCGGGCCCGGCCCGGCGAGATCACTGGCTACATGGCCACCGTGCCCGGGCTGCTGAAGGTGCTGGAGACCTTCGTGGCCTGCATCATCTTCGCGTTCATCAGTGACACCAACCTGTACCAGCACCAGCCGGCCCTGGAGTGGTGCGTGGCGGTGTACGCCATCTGCTTCATCCTAGCGGCCATCGCCATCCTGCTGAACCTGGGGGAGTGCACCAATGTACTGCCCATCCCCTTCCCCAGCTTCCTGTCGGGGCTGGCCTTGCTATCTGTCCTCCTCTATGCCACTGCCCTTGTTCTCTGGCCCCTCTACCAGTTCGATGAGAAGTATGGCGGCCAGCCTCGGCGCTCAAGAGATGTAAGCTGCAGCCACAGCCATGCCTACTATGTGTGTGCCTGGGACCGCCGACTGGCTGTGGCCATCTTGACAGCCATCAACCTACTGGCGTATGTGGCTGACCTGGTGCACTCTGCCCGCCTGGTTTTTGTTAAGGTCTAAGACTCTCCCAAGAGGCTCCCATTCCCTCTCCAACCTCTTCGTTCTTCTTGCCCGAGTTTTCTTTATGGAGTACTTCTTGCCTCTGCCTTTCCTATGTTTTCCTCTTCCTGTCTCCCCTCccacctttttctttccttcccagttCCTTGCACTCTAGTTCTTGGGTgcatcttcttccttccctttcctcttgctGTTTCCTTCCTGTGTTGTTCTGTTGCCCACATCCTGTTTTCACCCCTgagctgtttctctttttcttttcttttttttaagacggagtctcactctgtggcccaggctggagtgcagtggttgaatcttggctcactgcaacccccgcctcccgggttcaagcaattctcctgcctcagcctaccaagtagctgggaggacaggtgtgagctgccacacccagcctgtttctctttttccactctgttttttttttaatctcttttctgGGTTTCCTGTTGGCTTTCTTAACTGCCTGTTTCCCAACCACCTTCTCCTACGTCCTTGGGAGCCCTGagacttctttctcttcctgcctccaccCACCTCCAAAGGTGCTGAGCTCACACATCCACACCCCTTGCAGCCGTCCATGCCACAGCTCCCCAAGGGGCCCCATTGCCAAAGCATGCCTGCCCGCCCTCGCTGTGCCTTAGTcagtgtgtacgtgtgtgtgtgtgtgtgtgtgtttggggggtgaggggtgggTAGCTGGTGATTGGGTCCCCTTTCTCCCAGTGGAGGAAGATGTGCAGTGGACTTCccctttaagttaaaaaaatatatatatacatatatatgtgtgtatatatattttatatatatatatatttggaggtCAGTAATTTCCAATGGGCAAGAGGCTTTAAGCACAGACCCTGGGTCCCTAGGCCCTGCCTGGCACTCAGTCTTGCCAGAGATCGGCTCCAGAATTTTTGCCAGGCTTACAGAACACCCACTGCCTAGAGGCCGCCTTAAAGGAAGCAGGGGCTGGATGCCTTTCATCCCAACTATTCTCTGTGGTATCAAAAAattcagggccgggcgtggtagctcacgcctgtaatcccagcactttgggaggccaaggcaggcaatcacctgaggtcaggagttcaagaccagcctggccaatatggtgaaaccacgtctctgctaaaaatacaaaaattagccaggcgtggtggcacgcgcctgtaatcccagctacttgggggaccgagacaggagaatcccttcaatccgggaggtggaggttgccgtaagtctaagatggcgccactgcactccagcctgggcgacagagtgagactccatctcaaaaaaaaaatttaaaaaaaggagtcAGACAAAGAACCACAGGATGTTGAAGACAACTGTCTGAAGTATTTGTGAGGGACAGGGATGTGGCCCTCTGTGTTAAAAATAACGTGTCCTGCTTTGGCAAAGAGAAGAACATGGCCACTGCCCGCTTTCAAGGCAAGAtcagccttttttgttttgttttgtttttctttctttttcctggtcATGAGGACGAAAATTACTGAGTGGCCCTTAAAGAGGGAAGTTTCTTTTCAGCTGTTCTCTTTTGCCTGTAGGTGGGAGGGTGTGGATTGCTGCCGTCCTAGCTAGAGGAATGGCTTTGCTTGAATGTGTAGCGCACACGCACGAGTGTTTCTGTGTGCTAGTTGCTTCTTGCTGCTGCTTCCTGCTTGTCTGGGACTCACATGCATAacgtgagatatatatatataaatgtataaatatatattttattttttttaattccctggAGCTTTTGGTTCCTATCAGTTCCTGTTGTAAGTCATAGAAGCCTTGTCCCTTCCCCCATTCCCGTATCCatcatgttctttttcctttaactatcaatataaagataaaagaaggaCTTGTACTTTATTAATGGGGAGggtggccaagcacggtggctcatgcctgtaatcccagcactttgggagcccaaggcgggcggattacttgaggtcaggagtttgagaccagcctggc contains:
- the MYADM gene encoding myeloid-associated differentiation marker — its product is MPVTVTRTTITTTTTSSSGLGSPTIVGSPRALTQPLGLLRLLQLVSTCVAFSLVASVSAWTGSMGNWSMFTWCFCFSVTLIILIVELCGLQARFPLSWRNFPITFACYAALFCLSASIIYPTTYVQFLSHGRTRDHAIAATFFSCIACVAYATEVAWTRARPGEITGYMATVPGLLKVLETFVACIIFAFISDTNLYQHQPALEWCVAVYAICFILAAIAILLNLGECTNVLPIPFPSFLSGLALLSVLLYATALVLWPLYQFDEKYGGQPRRSRDVSCSHSHAYYVCAWDRRLAVAILTAINLLAYVADLVHSARLVFVKV